A genomic stretch from Candidatus Thiothrix anitrata includes:
- a CDS encoding efflux RND transporter periplasmic adaptor subunit, with the protein MMTRQRYAYACLLVPFLMLSSTTAHALELKGRLEWVHKIDMRVMENGIIETVKVTAGQHVNKGEVLLRIDQRKQKAVLLESQARVARAKLSVEDGERDMARAQELFDKGLIAEEELKDSELKQAVAKAEAESANAAVEAAQVALEHTEFKAPFSGIVAANNTWQGAVIFASKQDQPLISLAPDDQMLARVLVTADVLRQYPVGTSAQVLANGSSRSGKVYRRGVEAVRIEPEGAIYELDIIFKRNPKELLRPSESARVVLP; encoded by the coding sequence ATGATGACTCGTCAACGCTATGCTTACGCTTGTTTATTAGTGCCATTTTTGATGCTTAGCAGCACCACTGCACACGCCCTTGAACTCAAAGGTCGATTGGAGTGGGTGCATAAAATCGACATGCGTGTTATGGAAAACGGCATCATTGAAACCGTCAAAGTGACCGCCGGGCAACACGTCAATAAAGGCGAAGTATTGTTGCGCATCGACCAACGCAAACAAAAAGCCGTGTTACTGGAATCACAAGCTCGCGTTGCGCGTGCCAAGCTCAGCGTCGAGGATGGTGAGCGCGATATGGCTCGCGCCCAAGAATTGTTCGACAAAGGCTTAATTGCCGAAGAAGAACTCAAGGATTCAGAATTAAAACAAGCGGTAGCCAAAGCTGAAGCCGAGTCCGCCAATGCCGCAGTGGAAGCCGCGCAGGTTGCACTGGAACACACCGAATTCAAGGCTCCGTTTTCCGGGATTGTTGCCGCCAACAACACTTGGCAAGGCGCGGTAATTTTCGCCAGCAAACAAGATCAGCCACTGATTAGCCTCGCACCCGATGATCAAATGCTCGCCCGCGTCTTGGTAACCGCCGATGTGCTGCGCCAATACCCGGTCGGAACCAGCGCACAAGTATTGGCCAACGGCAGCTCACGCAGTGGTAAAGTTTACCGGCGCGGTGTTGAAGCGGTACGCATTGAACCCGAAGGCGCAATCTACGAACTGGACATTATTTTTAAACGCAACCCCAAGGAATTACTGCGCCCGTCGGAATCAGCGAGGGTGGTGTTGCCTTAA
- a CDS encoding thioredoxin family protein, with translation MLRTTLLTTLLAFGLTTTVVAETPAATPETATPAAVTTDQAAIETRDVKLFFDETFNDMQDELETAKTDGKKGLLLMFEMDECPFCHRMKTTVLNRSDIQDFYKENFRIITVDVEGDLELTNFSGEATTQKDFALKEFRARATPVFQFIDLEGKPFKNGRLTGATKDAEEFLQLGKYITTSKNEEMPFTKFKNEQ, from the coding sequence GTGTTACGTACTACCCTGTTGACCACACTTTTGGCTTTTGGGCTGACAACGACCGTTGTTGCAGAAACGCCTGCTGCAACACCCGAAACAGCAACCCCAGCCGCTGTAACCACAGATCAGGCTGCCATCGAAACGCGTGACGTAAAATTATTCTTCGATGAAACCTTCAATGATATGCAGGATGAACTCGAAACTGCCAAAACCGATGGTAAAAAGGGCTTGCTTCTCATGTTTGAAATGGACGAATGCCCCTTCTGCCACCGCATGAAGACCACGGTACTGAATCGCAGTGATATTCAGGATTTTTATAAAGAAAACTTCCGTATTATCACTGTCGATGTCGAAGGCGACTTGGAGTTAACCAACTTCAGCGGCGAAGCCACTACGCAAAAAGACTTCGCACTGAAAGAATTTCGCGCACGTGCCACGCCAGTTTTTCAATTTATCGACCTAGAAGGCAAACCTTTCAAAAACGGCCGTTTGACTGGAGCGACTAAAGATGCAGAAGAATTCTTACAACTCGGCAAATACATCACCACCAGTAAAAACGAAGAAATGCCTTTCACGAAATTCAAAAATGAGCAATAA
- a CDS encoding AEC family transporter, translating into MLDTALRIFSIIFPVFACTGLGAAYGYRYRPDMSVVNRLNMEFFAPFLVFWALVNQPFDFPAYRDLAIGGVAAVLGAGLLLLPIAQLLKLNLKTFLPPMMFNNSGNMGIPLVLFAFGEEALQAAVVLFIIEMVLHFTVGFYILDHRTRPLQLLKMPMIQATLLGLLCSGLQINLPDAVANTVKLLGQVSIPLLLFSLGVRLLDVNFRDWKLGAFGAIAGPAASIACMLLISPLLDLDQTQYAQLLIFAALPPAVLNVLVAEQYQQEPQRVASIVLLGNLASLIIIPFVLWFALR; encoded by the coding sequence GTGCTAGACACTGCATTGCGCATTTTTAGCATTATCTTCCCGGTATTCGCTTGTACTGGGTTGGGGGCAGCTTACGGTTATCGCTACCGCCCTGACATGAGCGTAGTCAACCGCCTCAACATGGAGTTTTTCGCACCCTTCTTGGTATTTTGGGCGTTGGTTAACCAACCTTTCGATTTCCCCGCATACCGCGATTTAGCGATTGGTGGTGTGGCGGCGGTTTTGGGTGCGGGCTTATTACTGCTACCGATAGCACAGCTATTGAAGCTTAACCTTAAAACGTTTTTACCTCCGATGATGTTTAACAATTCAGGCAACATGGGCATCCCGCTAGTGTTGTTTGCATTTGGGGAAGAGGCGTTACAAGCCGCTGTAGTGCTGTTTATTATTGAAATGGTGCTGCATTTTACTGTTGGGTTTTACATCCTTGACCACCGCACCCGCCCGTTACAATTACTGAAAATGCCGATGATACAGGCGACATTATTGGGTTTATTATGCAGCGGGTTACAGATAAATTTACCGGATGCAGTAGCCAATACGGTGAAATTACTGGGGCAGGTGTCGATCCCTTTACTGTTGTTTTCGCTGGGAGTGCGCTTACTGGACGTGAATTTCCGTGACTGGAAACTAGGTGCATTCGGCGCGATTGCAGGCCCCGCAGCCAGCATTGCTTGCATGTTACTGATTAGCCCACTATTAGATTTAGATCAAACGCAATACGCACAACTGCTGATTTTCGCTGCACTACCACCCGCCGTTCTCAATGTATTGGTCGCAGAACAATACCAACAAGAACCGCAGCGCGTGGCCTCCATCGTATTACTAGGCAACCTTGCCAGCTTAATCATTATACCTTTCGTGTTATGGTTTGCCCTTAGATAA